From Bacteroidales bacterium, the proteins below share one genomic window:
- the gdhA gene encoding NADP-specific glutamate dehydrogenase has product MDLEKFMNDLEKKHPGEMEYLQAVREVLESLEDVLLENPQFETAGIIKRIVEPDRVFMFKVPWVDDNGNVQVNLAYRVQFNNAIGPYKGGMRFHPSVNLSILKFLGFEQIFKNSLTTLPMGGGKGGSDFDPKGKSDHEIMRFCQAFMLELWKYIGPETDVPAGDIGVGGREIGYMYGMYKKLASEHTGVFTGKGLNWGGSLIRPEATGFGAVYFAQEMLATKGETFEGKVVAVSGFGNVAWGAIQKVTELGGKVVTISGPDGYVYDPDGISGEKINYLLELRASNQDIVKPYSFEFPGAKFVQGKHPWEVKCDIALPCATQNELNKEDAESLVNNGCICVAEGANMPSTPEAVEVFQKNKVLFGPGKAVNAGGVATSGLEMSQNSMKFGWSREEVDAKLHTIMKNIHQACVTHGTEEDGYVNYVKGANVAGFLKVANAMMDQGVL; this is encoded by the coding sequence ATGGATCTCGAAAAATTCATGAATGACCTGGAGAAAAAGCATCCGGGCGAAATGGAGTACTTACAGGCCGTAAGAGAAGTCCTTGAGTCACTCGAGGATGTGCTGCTCGAAAACCCTCAGTTCGAAACTGCCGGAATCATCAAGCGGATTGTTGAACCTGATCGCGTGTTCATGTTCAAAGTGCCATGGGTTGACGACAATGGTAATGTGCAGGTAAACCTGGCTTACCGCGTGCAGTTCAACAACGCCATCGGGCCTTACAAGGGAGGAATGCGTTTCCACCCTAGCGTGAACCTGAGTATTCTGAAATTCCTCGGTTTTGAGCAGATTTTCAAGAATAGCCTCACAACTCTTCCCATGGGTGGAGGAAAAGGTGGTTCTGACTTCGATCCAAAAGGCAAATCCGACCATGAAATCATGCGTTTCTGCCAGGCTTTCATGCTCGAGTTATGGAAATACATCGGGCCCGAAACCGATGTACCTGCAGGTGATATAGGTGTTGGCGGTCGCGAAATCGGTTACATGTATGGCATGTATAAGAAACTGGCATCAGAGCACACCGGTGTGTTCACCGGCAAAGGCCTCAATTGGGGTGGCAGTTTGATCCGTCCCGAAGCTACAGGATTCGGTGCAGTGTATTTTGCCCAGGAAATGCTTGCTACCAAAGGTGAGACTTTCGAAGGCAAAGTGGTAGCAGTTTCTGGTTTTGGAAACGTTGCATGGGGCGCTATACAAAAGGTAACCGAGCTTGGCGGCAAAGTAGTTACGATTTCAGGTCCTGACGGCTATGTTTATGATCCGGATGGTATCTCAGGTGAAAAGATCAACTACCTGCTCGAGCTCAGAGCTTCTAACCAGGACATCGTGAAGCCTTATTCGTTCGAGTTCCCGGGCGCAAAATTTGTACAGGGTAAACATCCATGGGAAGTGAAATGCGATATTGCTTTACCATGCGCCACCCAAAACGAGTTGAATAAAGAAGATGCTGAAAGCCTTGTAAACAATGGTTGCATTTGTGTTGCTGAAGGCGCCAACATGCCTTCCACACCTGAAGCTGTTGAGGTGTTCCAGAAAAACAAAGTTCTTTTTGGACCCGGAAAAGCTGTGAACGCAGGCGGCGTTGCAACATCAGGACTCGAAATGTCGCAAAACTCGATGAAATTTGGTTGGTCGCGCGAAGAGGTGGATGCCAAACTACATACTATTATGAAGAACATTCACCAGGCATGTGTAACGCATGGAACTGAAGAAGACGGATACGTCAACTACGTAAAAGGCGCCAACGTTGCCGGATTCCTCAAAGTGGCCAATGCCATGATGGATCAGGGCGTACTCTAA